From the genome of Candidatus Thermoplasmatota archaeon:
TTGGCCGTGCGGGAAGGGGACCAGATAATCTTGAAGCCGCTTGAGAGGCTGGAAGCCTTGGAGGATTTCCGCGAGCTTGCCGCCAAGGTCCGAAAGAGGATCCTGGATGCCGAGATCACCGCCGCCGATGCCTTCGGAGAGGAAGCGGAGCGGCTGTCCTAGCGGGGAGCACATGCGCGTCGTCATCAACACGAATGTCCTCATTAGCGGGCTCCTTTTTGGCGGGAATCCGGCCAAGTGCCTGGAGCTCGCCCTCCTCGGAGACGTGGAGATGGTGCTGACCGAGGACACGCTCGATGAGCTGGGTAGGAAGCTTCACGACGAGAGGTTCCTGCTGAAGCCGAGCGAAGCCCTGCGCTTCTTGGCCCTCGTGCGCGAGCGGTCGGTTCTCGTCGAGCCGGAGGAGGGCAGTTGGGTTCCTGGTGATCCCGACGATGACAAGATCGTTGCAGCTGCTCTCGGAGGCGCGGCGACGCTCATCATCACCGGGGACGGGGCCATCCTGCGAGCATCGCCCTTCGAGGGTCTGAAGGCGGTCACGCCGAAGCGGGCCCTGCGCATTCTGAGGGACCCGAAGCGACTGTGAGCCGTCCACTGCGAGACCCTCCTGAGCGGTCAGCAGGCACCCCATTCAGGGATCTTCGGACTCCTCCTCCACCTCAGCCTTCTCCAATTCCTCCTGCTCCATCCGCGCTGCTGCCTTCTTCATCGACGTCGTGGTCAGCAGCACGATAACGATGACCACAACAAAAAGCAGAGTCATGAGCAGGAAGGACGTTTCAATCCCCTCCAGCGTGACGGTCACGATGTTCGAGTCCTCCGGCTCGTACGCTATCGACGTCGAGTTGTAGACCACTGTCGTGACCTTGAAAGAATACGTCTCCGACGACTCGAGGCCGGTCACCTCGTGCTCCGTGATGAAGCTGTCCCAGATGGTCCTATCGAGCGTCCAGCCCAGCCCGTCGTTCACGTAGACATCGTACCTGTCGAAGCCTGTCCCGTCGTGCTCGGTCCAAGAGAGCGTGACGCTGCTCGTGGAGACCTCGCTCGCGTTCAGGGTGACCGCCGCCGCGTTGCCCGCCAGGAACACCGGCAGCAGAATGATGAGCGTCAGCAGCCTTCTTACCTTCACGCGATCCCCCGTCCCGCTAATCGCGAGTGGAAAGATAAAGGTATGGTCACCGCTCGAATCCCGAAGTCGCGGGGGGCACTACGGGGAGCTTCTCCGCGAATCTCTGGAACCCTTGGATTGAGATAGGATCTCAAGGCCTCGCTTCTCCACGTGGCGAGGGATTTGTCACTAGACATAGGGATATGAACCAACAGCCCGTTGCTCTGCCAATGATCAGAATCCGTATCAACAAGGACCTGAGGGACGAGCTGAAGAGGATGAAGCGCCCCGGCGAGACGTACAACGATCTCCTCCTGCGGCTGCTCGGAAAAGCCCAGGCTCTGAAGGACGAGACCGAGAGGGCCATCAAGGACGCACGGTCGGACAGGTCTGGTGCATCAGATGGGTGAACACAGGTCGACCGTGATCTCCATTCGTCTTCCGGAGGACATGGTGCGTGAGCTGAACTCCATCGCCGAGTTGGAGGGTTGCTCGCGGGCCAAGGTCATAAGGGATGCCATTCGCCTGCATCTGAGGGACCTCAAGGTCTTCAATGCGTTGAGGGACGTCAAGGAGAGTGACCTCAAGGCTCTCGAGAAGAAGCTGGCCAAACGGGCCGAATCAAAGCGCTGAATGGGGGGCTTCTCGTTCTCCCGTCACGGACACGAGCGCGCCGTACCGCGGGCGGTCTCGCCTATGGTCCCCGAATGCAAGAGCGTCGATAAGGCATACGTACTATAACCGATATAATCAGTCGTATCATGACCACGACCATAGCCCTCTCGGAACCCACCAGGGACAAGCTCAAGACATACGGAAGGAAGGGCGAGACGTACGATCAGATTGTGTCTCGGATGATGGAGATCGTGGACCGCGAGCTGTACATGCGGGAAGTCCACGGACGCTTGGAGGAGAAGGAGAAGTTCATTCCGCTGGATGAGTTGGAATGAGCTACGAGGTAGTGGTCCACCCCAAGGCCGTCAAGAGGTTGAACAGGCTTCCGGACGACACGAGAGAGCTCATAAGGGCGAGGCTCCGGGACCTCTCGAAGGAGTTCGGCAGGCTCGGGTCTAAATGCACTCAGGGCACTGGGGCATGCGGTCCCTTCGGCGACGCACTTGCGTCTGGTGTGGAGCGGTCTCAAGACTCTTCGAATGACCTGAACTCAAGCCTGCCGTCTCTCAGGACAGCCTCGGCGTCCCCTCGAAGGACGATGGGCGGGCGTCTCATCTTGACGGAGTTACTCTCCAGCCATGCGGCGATCTCAACAAGGTCCAGCCTACCCATGGCAGCGTCCCTCGTCACCTCGAGCTCATCCTCGGTCTCCGCCTCCAGCCAATACCCGTTCAGAAGCAGGAAGTAGGCCGTCGAGAGAATGCTCGTTCGTTTGTTGCCGTCGACGAAAGGGTGGAAATCATTGATGGCCTTCAGCAGGTACGCCGCTTTGGTGTGGATGTCAGGGAGGATGTCCTCCCCGTACACCTTCTCCCTCATCCTCAGGAGTACGGACTCCAAGACTCCCGCGTACAGGATACCTGGCGAGGTCCCGATCCCCGCTGGTTCCGCACTCAAAATCCTTGCGTGGATTCCGATCACTATGTCCTGAGAAAGGTAGATCATTCCTTCGCTAGTTCGTCCAGCACCTTCTTGTGCTTCTTGATGAGGACGTCGAGGTCTTCTTCGAACTTCCTCTCGTTCCTCCTGGACAGTTTGGGCGAAGTGGCGGCAGTGCCTTCCCTTTTTCGGGGGTTCTTTCCGTTCGCCAGGTGACCAGCTCCCGCGTTGAGGAATAGGCTGTTCAGACTATAAATAACCACTGCAGATGACATTCCTTATCGGTCAAGGAGGCTTCCTTTTCGTTCCCGGCCATGTGCTCCTCCCGAACTCCTCAGTGAAAACGAGTCGAAATGACACCGGACAGCCCTCACACCAGGTCCTCGTACATCTCCAGGAAGTCCTCTTCGGTATGGACCCGCTTCTTCCTGATGTCCTGGATTCCCCTCCTTATGCTCTCGATCTCCGACTTGTCCGAGAGGACCTCAAGGGTCTCGAGCAGGCTCTCATACAAGGGCCTCGGGATTGAAACCATCTCCACATCCGCTGTCTTTGTCATACGTCAATTGATGGGCCTGGGGCTACGTATGTGTTCTTCTGGTCTTGTCCTGGCATGAACACGAGCGTAGAGATATCAGAACCTGAATGCCCCCTTCCTCCAAGATATGAGGGCCGCGGCGATCAACACCAGCACCAGCGCTATCAAGAAGATGGGTATCAACGCACGGAGCGCGTATAGGATGCCCGCCACCAGCACGCAGGCCGTCGTGCCCTTGTAGCTTATCCCCAGGATGGAGAGGATGCCACCTATCAGCGCCAAAGGTATGGCGATGTCGAGCAGCGTAAGTCTGTAGTAGCCGAGCGGGCCGAAGATCAGAATGGGGAGGAGGTTCAATGCGGCCGCGACGAAGAGCAGAATGCCCGAAACTACGAGGGCTCCTCGGCCCGGACCGGTCGCCTTGACATCTCTCGTATAGGCGACATCCTCGAGGGACTGTCCGCAACTCCAGCAGGTCGTCGCTATCTGTCCGACCTGGGCTCCGCAATGCGGGCACTTACTCTGCACTCGCCTCCACCAATCAGGGAGACAGAGTTCGACGATAAAAGTGTTGCGGGTGCGATGGTCAGACGTCCCCTCTCGTCCTGCTCCGCCCCGAGCACGAGCGCGCCACGTTGCAAGGCCAGCCAAGAGGATCCTCAAAGCAGCGGGAAGCTTCTCCTCATGGGCATCAGCCCGAGGCGCCCCTCCGAAAGCCTTTTCATGTCCCATCATTATGCGATTCACGAGGGATGTCATGTCAAGTGGAGGTTCCATACGTGAGCCCGGAGGAGACCAACCACAGGTTGTTCCCCGAGAATATCCTCTCACAAGGGGGGGAAATGTGCTTCCAATCACGGCCATCATCGCAGTGGTCGTTGTCGTGACGGTGGTTCTTGCCTTTGCGATTGGATCCTTCGGACCCCTTGAGGACACGGGGGAGGACATCGGCGAGGTCGACCCGTATTGGTGGGTGGACACGTCTTCTGTGTTGTTCAATGCTGGAGATCCCATCAACCAGTATGTTGCGTTCAGACTGGAACCAAGGACTATTGGTCCGCCTGCCGACAGGGTCTATTTCGCCTCAGGCGAGAAGGTCATAGCCCTGCGTCCTTCCACTGGTCTGATGGTATGGTATGATGAGAACAACAACAGGGCGTGCTGTTTCGAAGCGGACTCCTTGGTGACCGCAGGGCCAGTGATCAGCAATTACGGCGACGTCATGGATCGGAATACCGTTCACTGGATCCTCTACTTCGGAACCGAAAGCGGGGAGTTCTACCAGTTGAGGGAACCGGGATGGGCGGAAATGACTTACAGTGACAAGTCCTCCGAGATCCCCAGTGGAAAGGACGTCTCGCGGACAACTCTCGACAGCAAGATTACGTCGATAGCTATCTATTCGGATGGGGACGACCGCAGAAGTGCGAATGAAAGGGTCTTCGTGGGAACCGAGGAAGGCAACGTGTATGCATTCTCAGCCGTATGGAAGGACGATGGGAGCTGGTTCTTCGATGCAACCTTCGAGGAGTGGCAGGGGATATATCCAGAGAAAAGACCTCTTCCCCAGGACGAACATGTCATGGCCTACAGTCCCGCATCGAATGAGATCCTATTCGTCGGCGGAGACAACGGATTGCCGATTGACGCGACGGACCTGGTCGAAACATGGATTCTCGATCTCACAGGAATGACCTGGAGAGAGCTGGATAACATGTCCGTTGCACCCTTCCCACGAAGGGAGAGCGCTATGGTCTACATCCCGAGCGATGATTCCGCACTCTTGTATGGCGGAAAACTCGGGCGCAACATTCTGGACGATATGTGGGCCTTCGACTTCTCCACTGAGACGTGGATCGAAATCGATCAGAGGTTTGGTTCCTCTGGCGATAGAAGCGGACACTCGATGGCCTACGTCAACAGCGAGGATGCAGTCTACTTCCATGGCGGGCAACACTCAGACCTCAACAAGACAATGAAGCTGGACCTGAGCAGTTGGACCTGGTCAAGCATCGATACGTCCGAGGACGCCATTGCCAGGATGGGCACGTCCATGGTGCATGACCCCGTCAAGGACAGACTCATCATCTTTGGCGGAGACAGCTATGTCGAAACAAGCAGCAGCAATCAGACAAAGGTCTATGACATATCATCTGGCAGTTGGAGCTGGATCGATACACCAGTCAATCTCACGCCGAGAGCATGGACGTCCATGGCATATGACAACGTGACAAACACCGCAATCCTGTTTGGCGGTGAGGACGAAGTCGGAGAACGCATCAACGAAACCTGGAGGCTGAACCTCACCGATGATACGTGGGAACGATTGGTTCCCACTTCTTCGCCATCGGCCAGATTCGGCTCATCCATGGTCTTCACGGGCGATTCCCAAGCTTTCCTGTTCGGAGGAGATGATCACGAACCAAGCGAGCTCTGGAACATCACCGCCAC
Proteins encoded in this window:
- a CDS encoding AbrB/MazE/SpoVT family DNA-binding domain-containing protein; this translates as MDVKTVTMAPNGQVVIPKEFRDALRIVGRARFLAVREGDQIILKPLERLEALEDFRELAAKVRKRILDAEITAADAFGEEAERLS
- a CDS encoding putative toxin-antitoxin system toxin component, PIN family gives rise to the protein MPSERKRSGCPSGEHMRVVINTNVLISGLLFGGNPAKCLELALLGDVEMVLTEDTLDELGRKLHDERFLLKPSEALRFLALVRERSVLVEPEEGSWVPGDPDDDKIVAAALGGAATLIITGDGAILRASPFEGLKAVTPKRALRILRDPKRL
- a CDS encoding fibronectin type III domain-containing protein gives rise to the protein MKVRRLLTLIILLPVFLAGNAAAVTLNASEVSTSSVTLSWTEHDGTGFDRYDVYVNDGLGWTLDRTIWDSFITEHEVTGLESSETYSFKVTTVVYNSTSIAYEPEDSNIVTVTLEGIETSFLLMTLLFVVVIVIVLLTTTSMKKAAARMEQEELEKAEVEEESEDP
- a CDS encoding ribbon-helix-helix domain-containing protein, with translation MGEHRSTVISIRLPEDMVRELNSIAELEGCSRAKVIRDAIRLHLRDLKVFNALRDVKESDLKALEKKLAKRAESKR
- a CDS encoding type II toxin-antitoxin system death-on-curing family toxin, yielding MIYLSQDIVIGIHARILSAEPAGIGTSPGILYAGVLESVLLRMREKVYGEDILPDIHTKAAYLLKAINDFHPFVDGNKRTSILSTAYFLLLNGYWLEAETEDELEVTRDAAMGRLDLVEIAAWLESNSVKMRRPPIVLRGDAEAVLRDGRLEFRSFEES